In Equus quagga isolate Etosha38 chromosome 14, UCLA_HA_Equagga_1.0, whole genome shotgun sequence, one DNA window encodes the following:
- the LOC124252020 gene encoding zinc finger protein 14-like isoform X1: protein MDSVAIEDVSVTFTLEEWALLDHLQKKLYRDVMQETFRNLASIGKKWKDHDTQDQCRNQGRKLRSHMVKTLCESEEGSQCGENVSLIPNLNLKKKTTGVKPHECRACGKVFTHHSSLNRHIRYHNEHKPSAYQKYGEKPYKCKICGKAFVYFHVFEKHERNHNGEETYQCQECGKAFMWLKTLRRHMRMHTGDAPYKCKECEKHFNCSSSLQVHERTHTGEKPYECAKCSKAFSCPSSLQRHEKTHTGKKPYECKECGRAYRYYTSLQMHETTHTGEKPYECKQCGKAFISHLGFQIHERNHNGEKQYKCKKCSKAFSCLSSLQKHERDHTGEKPYECKKCNKAFSFPSSLQVHERTHTGEKPYKCKECWKAFTALSSLRGHMISHTGDGPYKCKECEKAFISPSAFQIHRRIHTGEKPYECKECGKAFSYITSFQIHRRTHTGEKPYECKECGKAFSVATSLRIHEKTHTMEKPYQCKQCGKAFRYHHNFQRHERSHIGEKLYECKQCGKAFSYYSSFQVHVRNHTGEKPYECKTCTTAFSCPSSLQKHERIHTGEKPYECKECRKAFVCHTNFQRHMRMHTGEKPYKCVECGQAFCDPSTFQKHERTH, encoded by the exons GACTCAGTGGCCATTGAGGATGTGTCTGTGACCTTCACCCTGGAGGAGTGGGCTTTACTGGATCATTTACAGAAGAAactctacagagatgtgatgcAGGAAACCTTCAGGAATCTGGCCTCAATTG gaaagaaatggaaagatcatGACACCCAAGATCAGTGCAGAAACCAGGGGAGAAAACTAAG aaGTCATATGGTAAAAACACTCTGTGAAAGTGAAGAGGGTAGTCAATGTGGAGAAAATGTCAGCCTTATTCCAAATCTCAATCTGAAGAAGAAAACTACTGGTGTGAAACCACATGAATGCAGGGCATGTGGAAAAGTCTTCACACATCATTCATCCCTTAATAGGCACATAAGGTATCACAATGAACACAAACCATCTGCCTatcaaaaatatggagagaagccatataaatgtaagatatgtgggaaagcctttgtttatttccacgtttttgaaaaacatgaaagaaatcacaatggagAGGAAACCTATCAGTgtcaggaatgtgggaaagcctttatgtGGCTCAAAACCCTACGAAGACACATGAGAATGCACACTGGAGATGCTccttataaatgtaaagaatgtgaGAAACACTTCAATTGTTCTAGTTCACTTCAAGTACATGAAAGaacccacactggagagaaaccgtaTGAATGTGCAAAATGCAGTAAAGCGTTCAGTTGTCCCAGTtctcttcaaagacatgaaaaaacTCATACTGGgaagaaaccctatgaatgtaaggaatgtgggagaGCCTACAGATATTATACTTCCTTACAGATGCACGAAACgactcacacaggagagaaaccctatgaatgtaagcaATGTGGTAAAGCTTTCATTTCTCATCTAGGTttccaaatacatgaaagaaatcacaatggagAGAAACagtataaatgtaaaaaatgtagtAAAGCATTCAGTTGTCTCAGTTctcttcaaaaacatgaaagagatcacactggagagaaaccctatgaatgtaaaaaatgcaataaagcattcagttttcccagttctcttcaagtccatgaaagaactcatactggagagaaaccttataaatgtaaggaatgttgGAAAGCCTTTACTGCTCTCTCAAGCCTTCGAGGGCACATGATCTCTCACACTGGAGATggaccttataaatgtaaggaatgtgagaAAGCATTCATTTCTCCCAGTGCATTTCAAATACATCGAAggatccacactggagagaaaccctatgaatgtaaagaatgtggtaaagccttcagTTATATCACTTCCTTCCAAATACACAGaagaactcacacaggagagaaaccctatgagtgtaaagaatgtgggaaagcctttagtgTCGCAACTTCACTTAGAATACATGAAAAAACTCACACTATGGAGAAACCTTACCAATGTAAacaatgtggaaaagcctttagaTATCATCACAATTTTCAAAGACATGAAAGGAGTCACATAGGAGAGAAACTCTATGAGTGTAAGCaatgtggtaaagccttcagTTATTACAGTTCCTTCCAAGTACATGTAAGAaatcacactggagagaaaccctatgaatgtaaaacatGTACTACAGCATTCAGTTGTCCCAGTTctcttcaaaaacatgaaagaattcatactggagagaaaccctatgaatgtaaggaatgcaGGAAAGCCTTCGTTTGTCACACAAACTTTCAAAGACACATGAGAAtgcacactggagagaaaccatataaatGTGTAGAATGTGGGCAGGCCTTCTGTGATCCCAGTACTTTCCAAAAGCATGAAAGAACTCACTAG
- the LOC124252020 gene encoding zinc finger protein 14-like isoform X3 — MVKTLCESEEGSQCGENVSLIPNLNLKKKTTGVKPHECRACGKVFTHHSSLNRHIRYHNEHKPSAYQKYGEKPYKCKICGKAFVYFHVFEKHERNHNGEETYQCQECGKAFMWLKTLRRHMRMHTGDAPYKCKECEKHFNCSSSLQVHERTHTGEKPYECAKCSKAFSCPSSLQRHEKTHTGKKPYECKECGRAYRYYTSLQMHETTHTGEKPYECKQCGKAFISHLGFQIHERNHNGEKQYKCKKCSKAFSCLSSLQKHERDHTGEKPYECKKCNKAFSFPSSLQVHERTHTGEKPYKCKECWKAFTALSSLRGHMISHTGDGPYKCKECEKAFISPSAFQIHRRIHTGEKPYECKECGKAFSYITSFQIHRRTHTGEKPYECKECGKAFSVATSLRIHEKTHTMEKPYQCKQCGKAFRYHHNFQRHERSHIGEKLYECKQCGKAFSYYSSFQVHVRNHTGEKPYECKTCTTAFSCPSSLQKHERIHTGEKPYECKECRKAFVCHTNFQRHMRMHTGEKPYKCVECGQAFCDPSTFQKHERTH; from the coding sequence ATGGTAAAAACACTCTGTGAAAGTGAAGAGGGTAGTCAATGTGGAGAAAATGTCAGCCTTATTCCAAATCTCAATCTGAAGAAGAAAACTACTGGTGTGAAACCACATGAATGCAGGGCATGTGGAAAAGTCTTCACACATCATTCATCCCTTAATAGGCACATAAGGTATCACAATGAACACAAACCATCTGCCTatcaaaaatatggagagaagccatataaatgtaagatatgtgggaaagcctttgtttatttccacgtttttgaaaaacatgaaagaaatcacaatggagAGGAAACCTATCAGTgtcaggaatgtgggaaagcctttatgtGGCTCAAAACCCTACGAAGACACATGAGAATGCACACTGGAGATGCTccttataaatgtaaagaatgtgaGAAACACTTCAATTGTTCTAGTTCACTTCAAGTACATGAAAGaacccacactggagagaaaccgtaTGAATGTGCAAAATGCAGTAAAGCGTTCAGTTGTCCCAGTtctcttcaaagacatgaaaaaacTCATACTGGgaagaaaccctatgaatgtaaggaatgtgggagaGCCTACAGATATTATACTTCCTTACAGATGCACGAAACgactcacacaggagagaaaccctatgaatgtaagcaATGTGGTAAAGCTTTCATTTCTCATCTAGGTttccaaatacatgaaagaaatcacaatggagAGAAACagtataaatgtaaaaaatgtagtAAAGCATTCAGTTGTCTCAGTTctcttcaaaaacatgaaagagatcacactggagagaaaccctatgaatgtaaaaaatgcaataaagcattcagttttcccagttctcttcaagtccatgaaagaactcatactggagagaaaccttataaatgtaaggaatgttgGAAAGCCTTTACTGCTCTCTCAAGCCTTCGAGGGCACATGATCTCTCACACTGGAGATggaccttataaatgtaaggaatgtgagaAAGCATTCATTTCTCCCAGTGCATTTCAAATACATCGAAggatccacactggagagaaaccctatgaatgtaaagaatgtggtaaagccttcagTTATATCACTTCCTTCCAAATACACAGaagaactcacacaggagagaaaccctatgagtgtaaagaatgtgggaaagcctttagtgTCGCAACTTCACTTAGAATACATGAAAAAACTCACACTATGGAGAAACCTTACCAATGTAAacaatgtggaaaagcctttagaTATCATCACAATTTTCAAAGACATGAAAGGAGTCACATAGGAGAGAAACTCTATGAGTGTAAGCaatgtggtaaagccttcagTTATTACAGTTCCTTCCAAGTACATGTAAGAaatcacactggagagaaaccctatgaatgtaaaacatGTACTACAGCATTCAGTTGTCCCAGTTctcttcaaaaacatgaaagaattcatactggagagaaaccctatgaatgtaaggaatgcaGGAAAGCCTTCGTTTGTCACACAAACTTTCAAAGACACATGAGAAtgcacactggagagaaaccatataaatGTGTAGAATGTGGGCAGGCCTTCTGTGATCCCAGTACTTTCCAAAAGCATGAAAGAACTCACTAG
- the LOC124252020 gene encoding zinc finger protein 14-like isoform X2: MQETFRNLASIGKKWKDHDTQDQCRNQGRKLRSHMVKTLCESEEGSQCGENVSLIPNLNLKKKTTGVKPHECRACGKVFTHHSSLNRHIRYHNEHKPSAYQKYGEKPYKCKICGKAFVYFHVFEKHERNHNGEETYQCQECGKAFMWLKTLRRHMRMHTGDAPYKCKECEKHFNCSSSLQVHERTHTGEKPYECAKCSKAFSCPSSLQRHEKTHTGKKPYECKECGRAYRYYTSLQMHETTHTGEKPYECKQCGKAFISHLGFQIHERNHNGEKQYKCKKCSKAFSCLSSLQKHERDHTGEKPYECKKCNKAFSFPSSLQVHERTHTGEKPYKCKECWKAFTALSSLRGHMISHTGDGPYKCKECEKAFISPSAFQIHRRIHTGEKPYECKECGKAFSYITSFQIHRRTHTGEKPYECKECGKAFSVATSLRIHEKTHTMEKPYQCKQCGKAFRYHHNFQRHERSHIGEKLYECKQCGKAFSYYSSFQVHVRNHTGEKPYECKTCTTAFSCPSSLQKHERIHTGEKPYECKECRKAFVCHTNFQRHMRMHTGEKPYKCVECGQAFCDPSTFQKHERTH; encoded by the exons atgcAGGAAACCTTCAGGAATCTGGCCTCAATTG gaaagaaatggaaagatcatGACACCCAAGATCAGTGCAGAAACCAGGGGAGAAAACTAAG aaGTCATATGGTAAAAACACTCTGTGAAAGTGAAGAGGGTAGTCAATGTGGAGAAAATGTCAGCCTTATTCCAAATCTCAATCTGAAGAAGAAAACTACTGGTGTGAAACCACATGAATGCAGGGCATGTGGAAAAGTCTTCACACATCATTCATCCCTTAATAGGCACATAAGGTATCACAATGAACACAAACCATCTGCCTatcaaaaatatggagagaagccatataaatgtaagatatgtgggaaagcctttgtttatttccacgtttttgaaaaacatgaaagaaatcacaatggagAGGAAACCTATCAGTgtcaggaatgtgggaaagcctttatgtGGCTCAAAACCCTACGAAGACACATGAGAATGCACACTGGAGATGCTccttataaatgtaaagaatgtgaGAAACACTTCAATTGTTCTAGTTCACTTCAAGTACATGAAAGaacccacactggagagaaaccgtaTGAATGTGCAAAATGCAGTAAAGCGTTCAGTTGTCCCAGTtctcttcaaagacatgaaaaaacTCATACTGGgaagaaaccctatgaatgtaaggaatgtgggagaGCCTACAGATATTATACTTCCTTACAGATGCACGAAACgactcacacaggagagaaaccctatgaatgtaagcaATGTGGTAAAGCTTTCATTTCTCATCTAGGTttccaaatacatgaaagaaatcacaatggagAGAAACagtataaatgtaaaaaatgtagtAAAGCATTCAGTTGTCTCAGTTctcttcaaaaacatgaaagagatcacactggagagaaaccctatgaatgtaaaaaatgcaataaagcattcagttttcccagttctcttcaagtccatgaaagaactcatactggagagaaaccttataaatgtaaggaatgttgGAAAGCCTTTACTGCTCTCTCAAGCCTTCGAGGGCACATGATCTCTCACACTGGAGATggaccttataaatgtaaggaatgtgagaAAGCATTCATTTCTCCCAGTGCATTTCAAATACATCGAAggatccacactggagagaaaccctatgaatgtaaagaatgtggtaaagccttcagTTATATCACTTCCTTCCAAATACACAGaagaactcacacaggagagaaaccctatgagtgtaaagaatgtgggaaagcctttagtgTCGCAACTTCACTTAGAATACATGAAAAAACTCACACTATGGAGAAACCTTACCAATGTAAacaatgtggaaaagcctttagaTATCATCACAATTTTCAAAGACATGAAAGGAGTCACATAGGAGAGAAACTCTATGAGTGTAAGCaatgtggtaaagccttcagTTATTACAGTTCCTTCCAAGTACATGTAAGAaatcacactggagagaaaccctatgaatgtaaaacatGTACTACAGCATTCAGTTGTCCCAGTTctcttcaaaaacatgaaagaattcatactggagagaaaccctatgaatgtaaggaatgcaGGAAAGCCTTCGTTTGTCACACAAACTTTCAAAGACACATGAGAAtgcacactggagagaaaccatataaatGTGTAGAATGTGGGCAGGCCTTCTGTGATCCCAGTACTTTCCAAAAGCATGAAAGAACTCACTAG